One genomic segment of Streptococcus salivarius includes these proteins:
- a CDS encoding NUDIX hydrolase: MTIKDKLAHYEPKPLGEKGRYAVLLPLIYDVKTDKYQILYQVRSEHISQPGEVSFPGGRVEDGETFQEAAIRETCEELNLTPDRIDIWGEIDYLIHQGRTIHCFVGKINIENWEDIHPNEEVKRLFTVYVDTLLTENPIYYKVTSTLSDAKDFPFFLVKNREKYNFGYSERHIPFYRNLTENIWGMTAMFTHRFTDILKDLE, encoded by the coding sequence ATGACTATTAAAGATAAACTAGCTCATTACGAGCCGAAGCCACTAGGGGAGAAAGGACGCTATGCAGTGCTTTTACCCTTGATATATGATGTAAAAACTGATAAGTATCAAATCCTTTACCAAGTACGAAGTGAGCATATTTCTCAACCAGGTGAGGTCTCTTTTCCTGGTGGTCGTGTTGAAGACGGTGAGACTTTTCAAGAAGCTGCTATACGAGAAACTTGTGAGGAACTAAACTTAACTCCTGATCGAATTGACATTTGGGGAGAGATTGATTATCTGATTCATCAGGGGAGAACCATCCATTGCTTTGTTGGAAAGATAAATATAGAAAATTGGGAGGATATTCATCCAAATGAAGAGGTGAAACGATTATTTACAGTTTATGTTGACACGTTGTTGACAGAGAATCCGATTTATTATAAAGTGACTTCTACCTTGAGTGATGCGAAAGATTTCCCATTTTTCCTGGTAAAAAACAGAGAAAAATACAATTTTGGGTATAGTGAACGTCATATTCCTTTTTACAGAAACTTGACAGAAAATATATGGGGAATGACAGCTATGTTTACGCATAGGTTTACAGACATTCTGAAAGATTTAGAGTAA
- a CDS encoding PadR family transcriptional regulator translates to MYFPTSSILIEFLILAIIDREDSYGYEISQTIKLVANIKESTLYPILKKLEKAGYMTTYSQAYQGRKRKYYSITQEGKNHLQFLNEEWLTYKETLDGIVEGRLRHDKD, encoded by the coding sequence ATGTATTTTCCAACATCGTCAATCCTGATAGAGTTCCTAATACTAGCTATTATCGATAGAGAAGACTCTTATGGCTATGAAATTAGTCAAACCATTAAGCTTGTGGCTAATATCAAGGAGTCAACACTTTATCCTATTCTAAAAAAGCTTGAAAAAGCAGGTTATATGACCACCTATAGCCAAGCATATCAAGGGCGTAAACGTAAATATTACAGTATTACCCAAGAGGGAAAAAATCATCTTCAATTTCTTAATGAAGAATGGTTAACCTATAAAGAAACCCTCGATGGTATTGTAGAAGGGAGATTAAGACATGACAAGGACTGA
- a CDS encoding DUF1700 domain-containing protein: MTRTEYIAKLTKYLRKLPQKDYEEALEYFMEYFEEAGPENEAQVIAELGTPKEAAHEVISRLLDEKIIEDKSSLRNKTTILWIAILAVLASPVALPILLFFLAMLLTLLLIIFAVIVTALALTFALLISGVYTFFTSFSLLNISLASTLFGGGLGLLMFGGALLLLLISFEICKLIVKLITLLIKWLIKKGRKS, from the coding sequence ATGACAAGGACTGAATATATAGCCAAATTAACAAAATATCTACGAAAATTACCACAAAAGGACTATGAAGAGGCCCTCGAATATTTCATGGAATATTTTGAAGAGGCTGGACCTGAAAATGAAGCTCAGGTTATTGCAGAATTGGGTACACCTAAGGAAGCAGCACATGAAGTCATTAGTCGTCTTCTAGACGAAAAGATTATTGAGGATAAGAGTAGCTTACGTAATAAAACAACTATCCTCTGGATTGCGATTCTAGCTGTTTTAGCTAGCCCAGTCGCCTTACCAATTCTACTATTCTTTCTAGCTATGCTATTGACACTTCTTTTGATTATTTTTGCAGTTATAGTGACTGCCTTAGCTCTTACTTTTGCCTTACTCATTAGTGGTGTTTACACTTTCTTTACAAGCTTCTCTCTCTTAAATATTTCACTAGCTTCAACACTATTTGGAGGAGGCCTAGGTCTATTGATGTTTGGAGGAGCACTCTTACTGCTTTTGATTTCATTTGAAATCTGTAAACTTATTGTAAAGCTAATTACCCTATTGATTAAATGGCTCATCAAGAAAGGAAGAAAATCATGA
- a CDS encoding DUF4097 family beta strand repeat-containing protein: protein MKTWKKIVLGVSLISLFLGGGLVAWGYSQGGLTDLQNKTISEQDYVKKEVEDFNKIDIKSSSYNVLIKNGDVDKATLSYYQKTKNPIDTSVKDGQLTINDNNSELDSTSNKHINFFGLKDLVRLSTLNEEVRNKTIVITLPKKQTIDFLKVDLATGNLDLSNSTIKQADINLNVGDLTFTKMIVSNLKANLDVGSVDSDHTLFTNSDLSIAMGDYSGDNLIFNGHNKLDVTSGDIEIALKDYTLNVQADSHSGEVDITNNLKISKDNTLTITSDLGDITVE, encoded by the coding sequence ATGAAAACTTGGAAAAAGATTGTCCTCGGAGTGTCTCTTATCTCTCTATTTTTAGGAGGAGGATTAGTAGCTTGGGGTTATAGCCAAGGTGGCTTAACAGATTTACAAAATAAAACTATAAGTGAGCAAGATTATGTCAAGAAAGAAGTTGAGGACTTCAATAAAATTGATATTAAAAGTAGTAGCTACAATGTGCTTATAAAAAATGGTGACGTTGACAAAGCAACGCTTTCTTACTACCAAAAAACAAAAAATCCAATTGACACATCTGTAAAGGATGGTCAATTGACTATCAATGATAACAACTCTGAATTAGATTCAACTTCTAACAAACATATTAACTTTTTTGGATTAAAAGATTTAGTAAGGCTTTCTACTCTCAACGAGGAAGTCAGAAATAAAACCATTGTCATTACACTCCCTAAAAAACAAACGATTGATTTTTTAAAGGTTGATTTAGCAACTGGAAATCTAGATTTAAGTAATAGCACTATCAAACAAGCAGACATCAATCTAAATGTCGGGGACCTAACTTTTACTAAAATGATTGTCAGCAACCTAAAAGCTAATCTTGATGTTGGTAGTGTTGATAGTGATCATACACTTTTTACTAACTCAGATTTATCTATTGCAATGGGAGATTACTCTGGAGATAACCTGATTTTCAATGGTCACAATAAACTTGATGTTACATCCGGTGATATTGAAATAGCTCTTAAAGATTACACGCTCAATGTTCAAGCCGATAGTCATTCAGGAGAGGTGGACATCACAAATAACCTTAAGATCTCAAAGGATAACACACTAACCATTACCTCAGACCTCGGTGATATAACTGTTGAATAA
- a CDS encoding YhgE/Pip domain-containing protein produces the protein MLAELKALLKSPKLWITIIGVSLIPALYNLIFLSSMWNPYGNVKHLPVAVVNKDKSASFQNKILNIGHDMVDNMSKNKNLDYHFVTENEAQKGIEDGDYYMVITFPENLSSNAASLLTNDPKKLEISYQTTAGHSFVSSKMSDSAMSKLKDTVSKNITSTYVGAVFRSMSQLQGGMGTAANGARQLYAGAGALQSGSQTLSNGLGTLAGSTQTLATGVDTLSSGASAYTSGVSTLSGALSQLNANSEAVNSAAGQFVSGAEAMNTLVTGADSLSTALSQMATATSLSEEQQAQLSTLSTNLTDLNTAIQNLNTAISNTSLPSGTSTTSVDTSSIATYLSNISSAASSIATASATDKANDLAAVQGTAAYQSLTADQQAEITSAISNAGSTASSYASTIASDVSSMSTALSSLTGTTTTSSGDSSSLASLQTSISGIASSANALLPVASSTVSSMQANIANVNSVLVNQLSPGATQVASGVSTAQNTLATGASALSTGLSTYTGAVSTIASGAQTLDANSSSLMTGFATLQSGTSALNTGAQQLATGGNTLTSGLTSLSTNLSTLSDSLNKANQQLSLVSVNSDNAKIVSAPLKEKKTDKDKVDTNGVGMAPYMISVSLMVVALSTNVIFAKSLTGRNFTSRFDWAKNKFFINGIITTMAAIALYIAIRFVGVEPNHPLATFGMILLAAWTLMALVTALVGWDDRYGAFASMIMLLLQLGSSAGTYPIELSPKFFKVVQPFLPMSYSVSGLRQTISMTGQISNQVRMLFIFLLIFVVVGIIIYRPKSENE, from the coding sequence ATGTTAGCAGAATTAAAGGCTCTTCTTAAAAGTCCAAAGCTCTGGATAACAATTATTGGTGTCTCATTGATACCTGCTTTATATAATCTAATCTTTTTGTCTTCTATGTGGAATCCTTATGGTAATGTCAAACACTTACCAGTGGCAGTAGTGAACAAAGATAAGAGTGCTAGTTTCCAGAATAAGATTCTGAATATTGGTCATGATATGGTAGACAATATGTCTAAAAACAAAAATCTAGACTATCACTTTGTGACTGAAAATGAAGCCCAAAAAGGAATTGAGGATGGTGATTACTATATGGTAATCACTTTTCCAGAAAACCTCTCAAGTAATGCAGCAAGTCTTTTGACAAATGATCCTAAGAAACTGGAAATTTCTTATCAAACAACAGCAGGACATAGCTTCGTTTCTTCAAAAATGAGCGATTCTGCCATGTCTAAGTTGAAGGATACTGTTTCTAAAAATATTACATCAACTTATGTTGGAGCTGTCTTTAGGAGTATGTCTCAACTTCAGGGTGGTATGGGAACTGCAGCGAATGGGGCTAGGCAATTATATGCAGGTGCAGGCGCACTTCAGTCAGGGAGTCAGACCTTATCAAATGGCTTAGGAACTCTTGCTGGATCTACACAAACATTGGCTACAGGTGTTGATACCTTGAGTTCAGGCGCGTCTGCCTATACTTCAGGTGTGTCAACTTTGTCAGGCGCTTTGTCACAGTTAAATGCGAACTCTGAGGCTGTTAATTCTGCTGCAGGTCAATTTGTATCAGGAGCAGAGGCCATGAATACCTTAGTTACAGGTGCAGATTCGTTGTCAACAGCGCTCAGTCAAATGGCTACAGCAACAAGTTTATCTGAAGAACAGCAAGCACAGTTGTCAACCCTATCAACTAATTTAACTGATTTAAATACAGCAATTCAAAATCTTAATACAGCGATAAGTAACACATCATTACCAAGTGGAACATCAACAACATCAGTAGATACAAGTTCAATAGCGACTTATCTTTCAAATATTTCTTCTGCAGCTAGCTCTATAGCTACAGCTAGTGCAACTGATAAAGCAAATGATTTGGCTGCGGTACAAGGAACAGCTGCTTATCAAAGCTTGACCGCAGATCAACAAGCAGAGATTACATCGGCAATTAGTAATGCAGGCTCTACAGCTAGTAGTTATGCTTCAACTATTGCATCTGATGTGTCAAGTATGTCAACTGCTTTATCTAGCTTGACAGGTACGACAACAACTAGTAGCGGAGATTCAAGTAGTTTGGCTTCTCTACAAACGTCTATTTCAGGCATTGCAAGTTCGGCGAATGCTCTTCTCCCTGTAGCTTCATCAACGGTATCATCAATGCAAGCTAATATTGCTAATGTCAATTCAGTACTTGTCAATCAATTATCACCAGGAGCAACTCAAGTGGCTTCAGGTGTATCAACCGCTCAAAATACTCTAGCAACAGGTGCAAGTGCACTTTCAACTGGTTTGTCAACTTATACTGGTGCAGTGTCAACGATTGCCAGTGGTGCTCAAACTCTAGATGCTAACAGTAGTAGTTTAATGACTGGTTTTGCTACTCTTCAGAGTGGTACAAGTGCTCTCAATACAGGAGCTCAACAATTAGCAACGGGCGGAAATACCTTAACAAGTGGATTGACAAGTCTGTCAACCAACCTTTCTACATTATCTGATTCATTAAACAAGGCTAATCAGCAATTATCTCTTGTTTCTGTAAACTCAGACAATGCCAAAATAGTTAGTGCTCCGCTTAAAGAGAAGAAAACTGATAAGGATAAGGTTGACACTAATGGTGTGGGGATGGCTCCATATATGATTTCTGTTTCTCTTATGGTTGTCGCTCTTTCAACTAATGTTATCTTTGCTAAGAGCTTGACAGGAAGAAACTTTACGAGCCGTTTTGATTGGGCTAAGAATAAGTTCTTTATCAATGGTATCATTACGACTATGGCTGCAATTGCCCTTTATATTGCCATTCGATTTGTGGGAGTTGAACCAAATCATCCATTAGCTACATTTGGTATGATTCTCCTTGCAGCATGGACTTTAATGGCGCTCGTTACAGCCCTTGTGGGTTGGGATGATAGATATGGTGCATTTGCTTCTATGATTATGCTCCTTTTGCAGCTAGGTTCTAGTGCAGGGACTTATCCAATTGAACTTAGTCCTAAGTTCTTTAAGGTCGTCCAACCATTCTTACCAATGTCCTACTCAGTATCAGGTCTTCGTCAAACTATTTCAATGACAGGACAAATCTCAAATCAAGTACGTATGTTATTCATTTTCTTACTTATTTTTGTAGTTGTAGGTATTATTATTTATAGACCAAAGTCTGAAAATGAATAA
- a CDS encoding TetR/AcrR family transcriptional regulator, with protein sequence MSKDQRRAQTKKALLDALVICLEDQDFNDITTIRLVQTAGISRSSFYTHYKDKYEMIDSYQKELFHKLEYIFDKYEGKKEGAFLEIFEFLTREKLLSALLSTNGSKEIQDFLIHKLQRMIAEDFIDPTAEERALKGFEKDYASIYFAHAIFGACQAWINKGKKESPQEMTDFLLRFIPQ encoded by the coding sequence ATGTCAAAAGATCAAAGACGCGCGCAAACAAAAAAAGCTCTTTTAGATGCTTTAGTAATATGTCTTGAAGACCAAGATTTCAATGATATTACTACCATTCGTCTGGTTCAAACAGCTGGGATTAGCCGTTCGAGTTTTTATACCCACTACAAAGATAAGTATGAAATGATTGATAGTTATCAGAAAGAGCTTTTCCACAAGCTAGAGTATATCTTCGATAAATATGAAGGAAAGAAAGAGGGAGCCTTTCTCGAAATCTTTGAATTTCTCACTCGTGAAAAGCTCCTATCAGCTCTATTGTCTACCAATGGATCAAAAGAAATTCAAGATTTTCTGATACATAAACTTCAGCGTATGATAGCTGAGGACTTCATTGATCCCACTGCTGAAGAAAGAGCTCTTAAAGGATTCGAGAAAGACTATGCCAGTATTTATTTTGCACATGCTATTTTTGGTGCTTGTCAAGCCTGGATAAATAAAGGTAAAAAAGAATCACCTCAAGAAATGACAGACTTTCTTCTACGATTTATTCCACAATAA
- a CDS encoding DUF1304 domain-containing protein: MSIITLILAGIVALEHLYIMYLETFATHSDTTSRVFNMSKEELQRDSITNLFKNQGIYNGLIAIFLLYGIFTNSQLLVTVFVLNVFFAAIYGAITANKKIILTQGGPAILTLLSLIISLF, encoded by the coding sequence ATGTCTATTATTACACTAATTTTAGCTGGGATTGTTGCTTTGGAGCATCTCTATATCATGTATTTGGAAACTTTTGCGACACATTCAGACACGACTAGTCGTGTTTTCAATATGAGCAAAGAAGAACTTCAACGTGATTCTATTACAAACTTATTTAAAAATCAAGGGATTTACAATGGTTTGATTGCTATATTCCTCTTATATGGGATTTTTACAAATAGTCAGTTACTTGTAACTGTTTTTGTACTCAATGTTTTCTTTGCTGCTATTTATGGTGCTATAACTGCCAATAAGAAAATTATTTTAACGCAAGGCGGACCCGCAATTTTGACCTTGCTTTCACTTATCATTTCCTTATTTTAA
- the rpsD gene encoding 30S ribosomal protein S4 — translation MSRYTGPSWKQSRRLGFSLTGTGKELARRNYVPGQHGPNNRSKLSEYGLQLAEKQKLRFSYGLGEKQFRNLFVQATKVKGGTLGFNFMVLLERRLDNVVYRLGLATTRRQARQFVNHGHILVDGKRVDIPSYRVEVGQVISVREKSAKVPAILEAVEATIGRPAFVSFDAEKLEGSLTRLPERDEINPEINEALVVEFYNKML, via the coding sequence ATGTCACGTTATACAGGTCCATCATGGAAACAATCACGTCGCCTTGGTTTCTCACTTACAGGCACAGGTAAAGAATTGGCACGTCGTAACTACGTACCAGGTCAACACGGTCCAAACAACCGTTCAAAACTTTCAGAGTACGGTTTGCAATTGGCTGAGAAACAAAAACTTCGTTTCTCATACGGTTTGGGTGAAAAACAATTCCGTAACTTGTTCGTACAAGCTACTAAAGTTAAAGGTGGAACACTTGGTTTCAACTTTATGGTTCTTTTGGAACGTCGTCTTGACAACGTTGTTTACCGTCTCGGTCTTGCAACTACTCGTCGTCAAGCACGTCAATTCGTAAACCACGGTCACATCCTTGTTGACGGTAAACGTGTTGATATCCCATCATACCGCGTTGAAGTTGGTCAAGTAATCTCAGTTCGTGAAAAATCAGCTAAAGTTCCTGCTATCCTTGAAGCAGTAGAAGCTACTATCGGACGTCCAGCATTTGTATCATTCGATGCTGAAAAACTTGAAGGTTCATTGACACGTCTTCCAGAACGTGATGAAATCAACCCAGAAATCAACGAAGCACTTGTCGTTGAATTCTACAACAAAATGCTTTAA
- a CDS encoding Veg family protein encodes MSDAFADVAKMKNIKEAIKSHEGQLVELTLENGRKREKNKIGRLTEVYPSLFIVEYQDFSSQAGAINNSYVESYTYSDILTEKTLIRYLSPEEQAEIENK; translated from the coding sequence ATGAGTGATGCATTTGCAGATGTTGCGAAGATGAAAAACATCAAGGAAGCTATTAAGTCACATGAAGGTCAGCTAGTAGAATTAACCCTAGAGAATGGACGTAAACGTGAAAAGAATAAAATTGGTCGATTGACAGAAGTTTATCCATCATTGTTTATTGTTGAATATCAAGACTTCAGTTCTCAAGCAGGAGCTATTAATAATAGTTATGTTGAATCTTACACTTATTCAGATATTTTGACTGAGAAGACTCTCATTCGTTATTTGAGTCCTGAGGAACAAGCTGAAATCGAAAATAAATAA
- the dnaB gene encoding replicative DNA helicase — MAEAQELRVQPHDLVAEQSVLGAIFINPEKLITVREFIEADDFYKYSHRVIFKAMVTLSDRNDAIDATTVRTILDDQDDLQNIGGISYLVDLVNSVPTSANAEYYAKIVAEKAMLRRIINRLTETVNQAYEGATESDEIIANAEKALVDVSEHSNRSGFRKISEVLDVNFNTLEMRSQQTSDVTGLPTGFRDLDKITTGLHPDQLIILAARPAVGKTAFVLNIAQNVGTKQNKAVAVFSLEMGAESLVDRMLAAEGMIDSHALRTGQLTEQDWNNVMIAQGALAEAPIYIDDTPGIKITEIRARSRKLSQEVEGGLGLIVIDYLQLITGTRPENRQQEVSDISRQLKILAKELKVPVIALSQLSRGVEQRQDKRPVLSDIRESGSIEQDADIVAFLYRDDYYRKEGEEPENAIEDNTIEVILEKNRAGARGTVKLLFQKEYNKFSSIAQFEES, encoded by the coding sequence GTGGCAGAAGCTCAAGAATTACGAGTGCAACCTCATGATTTAGTAGCGGAACAGTCTGTTCTAGGGGCTATTTTCATTAACCCGGAAAAGTTGATTACAGTTCGAGAATTTATCGAAGCAGACGACTTTTACAAGTATTCCCATCGTGTCATTTTTAAAGCAATGGTAACGCTGTCGGATCGAAATGATGCCATTGATGCCACGACAGTACGCACCATTCTAGATGACCAAGATGACCTCCAAAATATAGGGGGTATTTCTTATCTTGTAGATTTGGTCAATAGTGTCCCAACATCCGCAAATGCTGAGTATTATGCTAAGATTGTGGCTGAGAAAGCCATGCTTCGCCGTATTATAAATAGATTGACAGAGACTGTCAACCAAGCATATGAGGGCGCTACTGAATCTGATGAAATTATTGCGAATGCTGAGAAGGCCCTAGTTGATGTTTCAGAGCATAGCAATCGTAGTGGTTTCCGCAAAATATCTGAAGTTCTTGATGTCAATTTTAATACTTTGGAGATGCGTTCACAGCAAACATCAGATGTTACTGGGTTGCCGACAGGTTTCCGTGACCTTGACAAGATTACAACAGGTTTACACCCTGATCAATTAATTATTTTAGCAGCTCGTCCCGCAGTTGGTAAAACAGCCTTTGTACTGAATATTGCTCAGAATGTTGGTACCAAGCAAAATAAAGCTGTTGCAGTCTTTTCTCTAGAGATGGGTGCAGAAAGCTTGGTTGATCGTATGTTGGCAGCTGAAGGGATGATTGATTCCCATGCTTTACGTACAGGTCAATTGACAGAGCAAGATTGGAATAATGTGATGATTGCTCAAGGGGCATTGGCTGAGGCACCTATTTATATAGATGATACCCCTGGTATAAAGATTACTGAGATTCGTGCACGGTCTCGTAAATTGTCACAAGAAGTAGAGGGTGGTCTCGGTCTTATTGTGATCGACTATTTGCAGTTGATTACAGGGACGCGACCAGAAAATCGCCAACAAGAGGTTTCAGATATTTCAAGACAGTTAAAAATTCTGGCCAAGGAGCTTAAAGTTCCTGTAATTGCCTTGAGTCAGTTATCTCGTGGGGTTGAACAACGTCAGGATAAACGTCCAGTCTTGTCTGATATTCGTGAGTCAGGATCTATCGAGCAGGATGCCGATATTGTAGCCTTCTTATATCGTGATGATTACTACCGAAAAGAAGGTGAAGAACCAGAGAATGCGATTGAAGATAATACAATCGAAGTTATCCTAGAAAAAAACCGTGCTGGTGCGCGTGGAACAGTCAAGTTACTATTCCAAAAAGAATACAATAAATTTTCATCGATTGCTCAGTTTGAGGAATCATAA
- the rplI gene encoding 50S ribosomal protein L9, producing the protein MKVIFLQDVKGKGKKGEIKEVPSGYAQNFLIKKNLAKEATNQAIGELKGKQKSEEKHAAELLAEAKQVKEQLEKEENRLQFTEKVGPDGRTFGSITAKKIAEGLQKQFGIKVDKRHIELEHPIRAIGLIEVPVKLHKEVSAQIKLNIKNSAE; encoded by the coding sequence ATGAAAGTTATTTTCTTACAAGACGTTAAAGGTAAAGGTAAAAAAGGCGAAATTAAAGAAGTACCATCAGGTTACGCTCAAAACTTCTTGATTAAAAAGAATCTTGCCAAGGAAGCGACAAACCAAGCTATCGGTGAGTTGAAAGGTAAGCAAAAATCTGAAGAAAAACATGCAGCAGAGTTGTTGGCTGAAGCGAAGCAAGTTAAAGAGCAACTTGAAAAAGAAGAAAATCGTCTTCAATTTACTGAGAAGGTCGGACCAGACGGACGTACTTTTGGTTCAATTACAGCCAAAAAGATTGCAGAAGGACTTCAAAAACAATTTGGTATCAAAGTTGATAAACGCCATATTGAACTTGAACATCCTATTCGTGCGATTGGTCTAATTGAGGTTCCTGTAAAGCTTCATAAAGAAGTGAGTGCACAAATTAAACTTAACATCAAAAATAGTGCTGAGTAA
- a CDS encoding DHH family phosphoesterase, producing the protein MKRFHFATIHLVMIGLILFGIATIFVRVLKSESALIFALFIIMVVVVALLHYQKTTYESLEIEQLDELNQDVEDSLKTLLGKMPVGVITFDENDHIEWFNPYAKLVLSDENGNFNKQLIADFISQKRKGSPSNVITVGDNKYAAFVDFDNKLTYFIDNVYDQDENADPNMTRPVIGIISVDNYDDVTGSLPDADVSKINTFVAGFISEFAKAKHIHYRRIEGDRFYFFTNYSVLTEFMDQKFSVLDDFRQQAQERGLPLTLSMGISFGTLKHDQIGQVALQNLNIALVRGGDQAVVKENDDHKELLYFGGGSVSTVKRSRTRTRAMMTAISDKLKTVEKVFVVGHKNLDMDALGATVGMAHFASQIVRKSYAVYDDTAMNADIERAVERLKEDGQSPLITLSEAEELVNQHSLLIMVDHSKINLTLSKDFYDRFNEVIVVDHHRRDDDFPENAVLTFIESGASSACELVTELLQFQGAPERLSKIQASILMAGIMLDTKNFSTRVTSRTFDVASYLRSLGSDSGEIQTISATDFEEYRRINELILAGERITDDIIVASGDNPKCYNNVVISKAADTMLAMAGIEATFVVARTSDSTVNISARSHKTINVQRIMEKMGGGGHFNLAACQLRDCSVAQAKNKLIETIMGELAPKED; encoded by the coding sequence ATGAAAAGATTTCACTTTGCAACGATTCATCTTGTAATGATTGGGCTAATTCTTTTTGGAATTGCTACTATTTTTGTTCGCGTACTAAAATCGGAGTCTGCACTCATTTTTGCGCTTTTTATTATTATGGTAGTAGTTGTTGCCTTATTGCATTACCAAAAGACAACATATGAGTCCTTAGAAATAGAGCAATTAGATGAACTGAATCAGGATGTTGAAGATTCTTTGAAGACCCTTCTCGGAAAGATGCCTGTTGGGGTTATTACTTTTGATGAGAACGATCATATTGAATGGTTCAACCCCTATGCGAAGCTAGTACTTTCGGATGAAAATGGAAATTTCAATAAGCAGTTGATTGCGGATTTTATTTCCCAGAAACGAAAGGGGTCACCTTCGAATGTGATAACCGTTGGTGATAATAAATATGCCGCTTTTGTGGATTTTGACAATAAGTTGACATATTTTATTGACAATGTTTATGATCAAGATGAAAATGCTGATCCAAATATGACTCGTCCTGTTATCGGGATTATTTCAGTTGATAACTACGACGATGTGACAGGAAGTTTACCTGATGCCGATGTTTCAAAAATCAACACATTTGTGGCAGGGTTTATTTCTGAGTTTGCTAAGGCCAAGCATATTCATTATCGACGTATTGAAGGTGATCGTTTTTACTTCTTCACCAACTACAGTGTTTTGACAGAATTCATGGATCAAAAGTTTTCTGTCTTGGATGACTTCCGTCAGCAGGCTCAGGAGCGTGGTTTACCACTGACTTTGAGCATGGGAATTTCATTTGGTACGCTTAAGCATGATCAAATCGGTCAGGTTGCCTTGCAGAATTTAAATATCGCACTAGTTCGCGGTGGAGATCAAGCTGTTGTCAAGGAAAACGATGATCACAAGGAACTTCTTTATTTTGGAGGAGGTTCTGTTTCAACAGTAAAACGTTCTCGTACAAGAACAAGGGCCATGATGACTGCAATCTCTGATAAGTTGAAAACAGTCGAAAAAGTGTTTGTTGTCGGACATAAGAATCTCGATATGGATGCTCTAGGGGCAACTGTCGGTATGGCTCATTTTGCCAGTCAAATTGTTCGAAAAAGCTATGCTGTTTACGATGATACGGCTATGAATGCAGATATTGAGCGTGCAGTCGAACGGCTAAAAGAAGATGGTCAGTCACCTCTTATTACACTTTCAGAGGCCGAAGAGTTAGTCAACCAACATTCGTTGTTAATTATGGTTGACCATTCTAAAATCAATTTAACCTTATCTAAGGATTTTTATGATCGATTTAATGAAGTTATTGTTGTAGACCATCACCGTCGAGATGATGATTTTCCTGAAAATGCTGTTTTGACCTTTATTGAAAGTGGGGCGAGCTCAGCCTGTGAATTGGTTACGGAGTTGTTGCAATTCCAAGGTGCCCCAGAACGTTTGAGTAAAATCCAAGCCTCTATCCTTATGGCAGGTATCATGTTGGATACTAAAAATTTCTCAACTCGTGTGACTAGTCGAACCTTTGATGTCGCCTCTTATCTGCGTAGTTTAGGAAGTGATAGTGGAGAAATCCAAACGATCTCTGCTACTGATTTTGAAGAGTATCGACGTATCAATGAGCTAATTCTAGCAGGTGAACGTATTACAGATGATATCATTGTTGCCTCAGGTGATAATCCTAAATGTTATAATAATGTTGTGATTTCTAAGGCAGCAGATACGATGCTTGCCATGGCAGGTATCGAAGCAACTTTTGTTGTCGCTAGGACCAGTGATTCTACTGTGAATATATCTGCTCGAAGCCATAAAACGATTAATGTACAACGTATTATGGAGAAAATGGGTGGTGGAGGCCATTTCAACTTAGCGGCCTGCCAATTGCGAGACTGTAGTGTTGCTCAAGCAAAAAATAAATTGATTGAAACTATTATGGGAGAATTGGCTCCCAAGGAGGACTAA